The Streptomyces sp. NBC_00459 DNA segment GTCCGCCAGGACCAGATCGACAACGGAGCCCGGCCGGGGACCACGACAGAGGAGTCCGCGCAGGTCAAGGCGATGAAGAAGGAAATCGCCGAACTCAGGCGGGCGAACGAGATCTTGAAGGCGGCGGCGAGTTTCTTCGCGGCCGAGCTCGACCGGCCACACACGCGCTCGTAGCGTTCATCGACGAGCACAAGGGCCGCTTCGGCGGTGTCGAGCCGATCTGCCGCGTGCTCACCCAGCACGGCTGCAAGATCGCCCCTTCCACCTACTACGCCTGCAAGAAACGCCAGTTGGCGCCCTCGCCGCGGTCCGTGCGGGACGAGGGGCTCAAGGAACAGATCAAGGAGGTCTACGAGGCCAACTACCGTGTCTACGGTGCGAGGAAGGTCTGGCGCCAGCTGAACCGCCAGGGCCAGAAAGTGGCCCGCTGCACGGTCGAGCGTCTGATGCGCGAGATCGGCATCGCCGGCGCCGTCCGCGGCAAGAAGGTCATCACGACCATGCCGGACCCGGCGGCGGCCAGGGCCCCGGACCTGCTCGACCGCGAGTTCGTCGCACCGGCGCCGAACCGGACCTGGGTCGCCGACTTCACACACGTCGCCGCCTGGGCGGGCGTCGTCTATGTCGCCTTTATCGTGGACACCTTCTCCCGCCGCATCGTCGGCTGGTCCGCATCGCTGTCGAAACAGACCCAACTCGTCCTGGACGCCCTGGACATGGGCCTGTGGCAGCGCGACCGAGACGGTCGTCCACCCATCCCCGGCGAGTTGGTGCACCACTCCGATGCCGGGTCGCAATACACATCATTTCGCCTCGCCGAACACCTGGACTCGGTCCGGATCGCGGCCTCGATCGGGTCGGTTGGCGACGCTTACGACAACGCGCTCATGGAGTCGACGATCGGCCTGTTCAAGACCGAGGTCATAAAGCCGCAGCGGCCGTGGAAGACGCTGTCGCACGTCGAGCTCGCCACTGCCGAGTGGGTCGACTGGTACAACCACCGCCGACTCCACGGTGAGATCGGGCACATCCCACCCGTCGAATACGAAGCCAACTTCTACCGAGCAACCACGAATCTCCAGGTCACAGCCAACATCTGAGATCTCTATCGAACCCGGAACGGTTCAAAGAAGCGCAGGCTGGCGTTCAATGCTCCAGACTTGATCTCCTGCAAGGTCCAGGGGTGGCCGGAATAGTCGTCGGTCGCCACGCCTTTATGCTCAAGCAACAGCTCGACCAGTTGGTGAACCTCTGTGGTGCCGCCGATTCGTCCGGAGATGTCAATCTTCACTGCCCAGGTGGGGCGATGCCCGACGGCCGCTTCCAGGGCCGCCACGTCGTCGGGATCCCAGTCGGAGAAGAGGTAGCCGGTCTGCTCATCGTCAATCTCGATGTAGAGGTTGTCCTCCACAGTCCAGGGATCGCTCTGCTCGGGCAGATGTCGATCGAGCGACGCGACTGTCTCAGCACGCTCACCTGCAGGGAACACGAACACACTGCGCATGGAGTGGATCGTAGGTGTGCAGCTCCTCAGCGACCACGGATATCCACTGGGCATCGATCAGCTTGCTTTCATGAGGTGCTGGTGGAGGCTCTCGGCGGAGCACGGAGGCCGCGGTCGATGGTGCTGTGGCTGATGGGGCGGCGGTCGAGCTAGGCAAGTTCCTCCGGTGAGGCTGGCCTGGAGTCTCTCGACATCGCCCAGCCAGCCTTCGCAGTCGGCTTCGGCAATGCGGGCGAGGAGGTTGTCGCGGATGTCGACGAACCGTGCCCGTTGGGCTGGATCCGGCCGGAGGAGCGAGCATCTGACACAAGCTGCTCTAAAACTACATTCGCTTGGTTGGGGTCTGATCGACACGCGGTGTCAAGTGACGACTGCCACGGAAGCGGGTCGGGGAACGGCATCATCTCCCATCCCAAGGGCCAGTCAGGATCTCGTTGTTCTGCAGCCTCGACCTCAAGGCGCCGGGGAACACGCCATGTCCACCATCGAGCACCTTCCTCGGGGCGGTCAGGCCATGGAATCGTCGCGCGGCGATAGCGAACGTCGATGCAATCGAGTTCCGGTTGCCTGAGCGCGCGAACACGTGAGGGCAGCAGCGGCCAGACTCCCGCGAGCGCGCTCCGGCACGAGAGATCGTGGTCGAGCTCCGGCGCGCACCACGAGTAGCCCTCCTCTACCTCGTGCACCAAGGCGCTCCACTGTGCGAGGAGGGAGTTGAGGGAGTGGGCTTGTGCTCCGCCTCTGGTGCTGGTGACACGGGCGAGGGCTGCCCTGACGGCGTCGTACTCTTCAGCGCTCAGAGCGATTTCGTCCGCGTGACCATCTGCCGGATCCATGCGGCGACTCCTGCTGAACTTGATGGGACGGCGCGGGTGAACTCACCTGTTGTCGGAGCTGATTGTCGCGCTCAGAGCGCGCAAGGCGTCGTCGTATTGGCGGCGGTCGAAATGGAACGGGCCGAACGCCGTATAGTCGCGTGTTGTGCGGTGGGGCTGCTCGATACTGAACTTGAATGGGTGATGTCGGGGAACGGTGAGCGTGGTGGTACCCCGAGCCGTTCCACGTATGGCTGTTGCGTCAAGATGACCGCATGACCGAGAGTCAAGCGGATCTGCTGGCGTTGCTGTGCGGGCTCGATGACCCGGAGTGGCTGGAGTGGCCGCAGCACTACAACCGTGCCGAGACTGCGGCCTTGTTCAGCGGTCTGGTGAGCCGGCTCGAAGGTGACTTCGCAGCTCGGTGCACGGCTGAGCACGACACTCAGGACTCCAGCGAGTACGGACGTGTCGTCGTGCCTGCGGACGCGACCGTATGCGGAACCCGGATCGTGGTCTGTGTGAGCAAGTTCGGCTCATTGGCTCTGGTCTGCGCGGACAACCCGGGAGCCTTCTTCGGGACGGAGGATGCCCAGGCTGAGGGCGCACTGGACGGTGTCGACCTTGCCAAGGTGAATCGCGCGTTGGTCGAGCTCGGCTACGTGGTGGTCGCCGAGGAAGTGTTGGAGCTCGACTACGACGGGCCGAGCCGACTGCCCTCGCACGTTCAGCGGCCCAGCTGGTGGCATCGCTTCTTCGGCATCTTTTGACAATCACGATCACAGGGTCAGGCCGGTGCCGGCGAGGCAGCCGTCGATTACCCCCGGTTGGTACTGCAACATCTTCAGCTTGCGCTTCACAGCGCGGGTGATCTGGCCGAGGTCCGCGGCGGCGAGGTTGCCGATGTCGCGTTTGACCAAGGACCAGATGCCCTCCTGCGCGTTGAGGTCGGGTGCGTAGGTTGGAAGCTGGAACACGGTGAGCCAATCAGCGTTTGCCCCGAAGAACTCCCGCAGGGGCGCGACCAGGTGCATGCGTAGGTTGTCCCACACCAGAACGATCGGCCCGCCGAGCTGTGTACTGGCGCGGATGACCAGGTCACGATAGTCCTTCCAGCCGAAGCCCTTCGGCTCCTCCTTGCGGCCCCGGTACTCGCGGATCGCATAGATCAGACGGGACCGCTCACCAGCCTTGTAGCAGGTCATGCCCGCCATCGACACACGGCCCGATCCCCGTCCGCGCACCCGGATGACCGGAGTGCTGCCCTTGCGACCCCACGTCTTGGCGCGCGGCGGCGTCATCGACTGGCCGGCCTCGTCCTCGAAGACCACCCAGGCTCCGTTCGCCGCCGCGGTGCTCTTACCCGCGGCCACACCTCCCGCTTCCACAGCTCCACCGCGTCGTCGTCACGCTCGATCGCGCGCCGGGCGGGCTGCTGCCACGACCAGCCATGGCGCCGCAGCAAACGCCATGTGCCCTCCACGGTGTACGAGACGTGGAACAGGCGGCCGATCATCGTCTTCACCCGAGCCAGGGTCCATCGCTGGTCGATCCACCCGTGTGCCAGAGGCCCACGCTCCAACTCGCGCTCCAACCTGGCCATTTGTGCGTCAGACAGCCGAGGTCGACCAGGTGACCCCTTGGACGCCACCCCGGCGTGGCCGCCCTCACGCCACTGGCGTCGCCAGCGTTCCACCGACCGCTCCGAGACCCGCAATGCGTCAGCGACCTCCCGGCTCTTCGTCCCACTCTCGAAGCAAGCCACAGCCTGGAGCCGGACCCGCTCCCGTGCGTCCCTCTCGGTGTCAGTCAAGCCGCCACCCTGCGGATATCTCACCTCGCCAGGACTACCGAGGCCACCTGCGCGCTGTCCGGCGAACAGCCCGACATCACCCGATCAAGTTCGGTAGCGTCCCAGGTAACGAGGTCGGCTGTCGCGGTGATGCGGGCAACGGGGTTGTCTCGAATCTCCTCCAACAGGCCGCGCTGGGCCGGGTCCGGCCAGACGAGCGAGCAACGAACACAGGCGTGTTCATGAACACAAGGGCTTGAAAAAACGCGCGAGCGCAGGTGCCGATGGACGCCTTGCGCTTCTCGAAGTGCGCAAGGAAAGCGTCCCATTCCTCCTCGGTGTGCGTCCGATATTCGTCGCTGGGTCGGGTGGTCCGGCGACGGCCGATGAAGGCGCGGTGGGCCTCGATCGTCTCGGCCGGGTAGATCGCCTTGTAACCCATCGTCGTATCAAGACTCTTATGCCCGCAGATCACTTGGGTGATAGGCGGTGGCAGGCCGTTCATGATGGCGTCGGTCACGAAGATCCTTCGGAAGTCGTGCAGGGAGAAGACGAGCGGTTCGCCGGCGGCATCAGTGAGGCCCGTGGCGGCCAGCGCGTTGATCAGAAACTTGCGGAGCGCGGTCGGGGTGAAAGCGCGGTGTTCGGTGCCGATATCGCGCTGGAACACCAGCGGCATCGGCGGGTTCCAGACCCGCTCGTGGACGTCGTAGGAGGTCACCGGCGGGATCACACCGCTGCTTCCTCGCAGGCGGCGGATGATGGTGGAAATGATGTCCGCCAGTTCCGGGCTGACCAGCAGGAGCCGTTCGCTGTCGGTCTTGGACGGGGCGACCTGCAACAGGGGCACGACTTCGCCGGTGGTTGGGAGCCGGGTTTCGGTGATGCTGTGGTGGGTCAGCTCCAGGAGCTCCTCGTTGCGGATGCCAGTCAGGCGCAGGACCTCGATCGCGGCGAAGGCCCAGAAGGCTTCGCTCTCCTCGTAGGTGAGGTTCCGCCGCTGCCCGGTCAAGGTCTCCTCGGCCCAGGTCAAGTGCCCGGCGGCCTTGGGCGCAACGGTTCTGCGCAAGGCTCCGGCGGTGTCGGGGATCAGATCCCCGGGCCTGGGTGTGCTCGGCCGCGGTGCGTCGCCTGCGGTCCACTGTGTCGCCCAGCACCGGCAGGGCGGGAAGCCATTCGCGAGTGCGCTGGTCCATCCGGGCCTTGCGGTGTTTGCGGTCCTTGGCCTTGCTGATCTCCTCATTGCTGATCGGGCGGGGCACCACCCACGGTGCCCCGCGGGCTGGCTCTGCCGCAGCACAATGGGCGACGTCCAGATAGAAGGCGCGGACGCGAATGAGCTCGTCCTTGGCGTTCAGCCTGGGACTGACGACCTCGACGGCGGTGCCGTCTGGACCGATCGTGCTGCGTCTCTTGGTGGCGATGTCTGTCGTCCAGGCTCGGGCCAGTGCCGATGGCAGCCTCAGGGAATCGATGCCCGGTGAAAGTGCTTCGACCCTGGTCCAGAACAGCCCGGCCAGCGTGCGCGACACAGTGTCCAGGCTGGTGTAATCCAACGATGGCTGCCGTTCGTGCAGGTTATCCACGATCAGGTCGCGGACCGGGCGGCACCGGATCGGATAGCGATCCACGAGTTCTTCGATGCTCAGCCGGCCGACGGCGAGCCTGAACGCCCGGATTGTGGCCGGGGCGTACTCAGGGACGAGATCCAGTGCCCGCGGCCGAAGGTAGAAGTCGACTTTGCGCTGACCCCCGCGGACATCGACTCGACGCATGGTGTCGACCCGTTCCACGCAGCCGCCGACGGTGATGTCCGTGACCGACCCGCCCTCGTGGCAGGCTCCACGGCCGACCTCTGCGGACCGTGTCACCTTCTTCGTACCGCAGCTGCGACACCAGCGTGCCGAAACAGCGAGGGCTCAACCCAGTGAACGGGGCTGCCCAACACGGCTGCGACGCTGTGATCACAGCAGAACACCGCGAGATCATTTCGCCTCGCCCAGGTGCCCCGTTCACGGCCGTTCTGGACGGTCCCACCGAATTTCGAGCAGCGCTCCTAACCGACCCTGGTGACCTGGGTCAATCAAAGAGGGCAACAACTCCATTTACCCAGATCGCGACGAACGCAAGAACCCCCACCAGGCAGCCGACACCCGCCAGCACACCGCCGACCGTCCACGGCTCGGAGGGCGCTTCGTACTTTTCCTCCAAGCCGTCCTTGTAGGAGGCGGGGTCGTCCCAGCCGACGGGGTGCCCCAGCTCCTCGGCGCAAGCAGTCCGCACCGCGACCAGCTGCCTCTTCGCGAATGAGGTGGCAGCCATCGCCTCAGGGTCGCGCCAGGCGAGGGCCTTCATGCGCCACCCGGGAGACCCGTACCGCGCCTCGAAGGCGGCGGTCTCGTCGGCGTTGCGGTCCTCTTCGAGGTACATCCAGCGTCCGGCCTCGGCGGAGTCGCCATAGAGCCGGTACACCTCGGCCAGACGCCGACGGAGCGTCAGGTCGTACGGGAAGGAGGAGACGAGACCGCGCAAACGCTGGCGCGCGACCGGAACCCGGCCGGCGGCCAGGTCCACATCGACTCGGGCAAGGGTCTCTCTCAGCGGCATGACCACATGATCGGTTACCACACTGATCCACGTCGACCTGGTTTTCGCTCAGCACTCACTCGCTCTCAACAGCATCGACCGAACCCCACTGAGACTGGACACCATCACTTACGGGACAAGTCTTGGACAGCCCTGTCTTCGACCACGGTGGGTCGGCCGGACTGTGTGATGGAAGATGTGGGCCCTCCAGGCCCTTCGCCAAGTCGAGGACGTACACGGTGTTGGTGTCCGTGTCGGGGCGGGCGACGAGTTGGCGGACCGCGTCGAGCGCGTCTCCCCCGCTGAAGGCGGCCTGCTGCTGGTCGCACGTGGTGTAGAAGTGGTAGGCGCCGATGCCCTCGTCGGCCGGCGTCAGAAGCTGGGCGGGTGTGGACAGGCGAGCGAAGGTGTCCGGGTGCGTCATCCCGCTCCTCCTCGCGTGGTGAGCAGGTAACGACTTCCCGGAGTGCGGTCGTCGGCGCCCGAGGATCCAGCCCGCGTCGGTCAGCGTGGCCGGGTATCTGCTGACCTACACGCTCACCAGGGTTCCGAGGTGAACCTGGTCCTCCAGCTGATCTTGAAGCGTTATGAGAAGAGCTCGATCACCCTGACCACGAACAAGACCTTCAGCAAACCGCACATGTTCCGGCGAACCTGTGTCAGGCAGTGCCGAAACATCACTGGTTCGACCTGGGCAGAGAGAGCAGGTCGGTGCCGTTACCGTTGCCGCTCTGTCTGGATGCCGATGACATAGTGGATCGCGGATGCGACGTTGTCGGCGACATGGGTGGGTCGGTAGGCCGCCTCGGTCCACGGTCGGCCGCCTGACACCCAGACGCTCGAGACATCAAGCCTGTGCGCACCGGCGATGTCGGCCTGGGGTGAGTCGCCGATGATCCAGGCCTCCTGGAGGGAGGCTCCGACGGCCGTTGCCGCCGCCTTGAAGATCGCCGGATCGGGCTTCTTGTGGCCCACTTCCTCGGAGATCGTCCATCCATGGACCAGCCGGTCGAGTCCGGTGTTCCGGATCTTGGCTTCTTGTTGCACGGTTCGGCCGTTGGTGACGATCATGCAGGACCAGCCCTCGGTGGTTGCCTTGCTTAGCGCGTTGCGGGTGGCTTCGGCCAGGACAACCCGATCCGCGGCGCCACGATCGAGAAAGACGCGGATGGCGGTCTCGCGCAGGGACGCTCCGTACCGTTCGGCTACGGCCGTGGCGAGAGCTTCCCTGGATGTGTATCCGCTGGCGTCGGTGGACATCAGCCATTCAATGTCGGATTCGGGCAGTGCGTGCTCGGCCAGGAAAGCGGCCGTCGCGTCCCGGAAGGCGGCATCGCGATCGACCAAGGTGTTGTCGAGGTCGAGCATCAGCAACGGCATGCCCGGCAGTAGATCACGTCCAGTACTGCGAGGGCAGGCACTGTAAGACGTTTGGCGGTCCCCCGCGATCTCCTGACCGGCGCTGGTCGCTCTTGTCGGTCCCCACCAGTTGGCGGGGGCGGACCCGGCGGGCGGGCACCGAGTAGAGGTTGCCGCCAGTGGCTATCGGGCAGTCCTTGCCGACCGGCGCCTCCGCGATCCGCGATGTGCGATGTGCCCGGCCCGGAAAAGACGCTTGGCCATGCCGAGGCGTTCATACGTGGCGATGGCCGGGGCGTTGCCGGTGAGCACCATGAGCGTGGCCCGGCCGTGCTGGTTGACGAGGGTGTCCACCAAGAAGCCGTACACGGCCCGCGCAAGACCGCGCCTGCGGGCGCCTGGGTGGGTGACCACACCGCCCATGAACCCGCATCCGGCCGCGGTCCATGTGTCCGCCGCCACCGCCAGCGGTTGCGCCCCGACGCTGCTGTCCACTTCGCCGTCGCCGCGTCGTGGCACCAGGCGCGTACCCCCCGGCCCCAGTCCGTCACCGCCTTGTCCCTGGGCGGCCCAGACCGGATGCCCGTCGCCGGCCGCGGCTGCTCGATGTCGCTGAGCCGTGCAAGTTCCTCGATACGCCGTGCCTACCAGGCGTTCTTGGAGGCCCGCTGCCACCCAGCCCTCATCGATTGCCACACATGATCACGTATCTGACCATACTTGGGGAATGCGAATGCGAGGTGGCCGCCGACATCCTCCGCCCTCGATCTCAATGGCCCCCGCCGCGCCCTCACCCACTTCGATCAGGCACGACACGTCCGGTACGCGGCCGACCGCTAGGTCCGCGACCACATCGTCGGCCTCACCCGCACCGTCCCCGCCCACCTGCAGACCGGTGCCCCGGACGCCGCGTGCGCCGTCGCGACCAACGCCTGCACCCGGAACGCCACCCTCAACTCTTCACGGCCTTCGAACGCCCTTGAGACCCTCCGCAACGAGCTCACGACCACCGGCACATGCGGGTGGTCCGACACTTTCTGCTGCTCAGCGCCTGCCCTCAGGGAGACCCGGTCACCACGAGAGCCCGTCGCTCTCCCGCCAGATCTCGTGGACTTGCAGATCCGGAGACGAGTAGAACAGCACACCACCGTCGTAGAGGCGGTAGCGATACCGGCCGACCCGCTCCAGGTGACGCCGACGCGACGGGTCGCCTTCGGGCAGAACGAGCGCAACGGACCCGCGACAGTCACGCAGGACGCCCCGCGACGTGATCTTCCCGGTGATGATCGCCACGAAGGTGTCGACCATGAGCTGGGCTGCGTTGCCGTGCATCGGGTCGGGGCCGCAGAATCCGGTCATGCCCGCCACTCCCGTGATCTCGATGTCCTCGGAGCCGGGCGCCCGCCCAAGGGCGATTGCTTCCCGTACTCCGGTGATCGTGAGGCGGTGGTCGTGGGTGGTGTGACGGTCCGGGCACATGACGCGAACGCTCCCGGCTTCGGCATAGGCCATGGGCGATGCGTCGGCCTTCAAGGGACGAACCTAGCCGTGCGCGTGCATGGTCTCGGTCTCCCCGTCGTTGGGGGCAGTGCCAGACCCCGCGCTGAGAACTGCCCCTACAGGCCGAGAAAGTCGGACGGGCCAGCCTCTCGCTCGTCACCCGCATCTCTTCGGATCACGGGGAGCACGCCACCGGCCGCGCGCGCTACATCCGCTTCAACTTCACCGGCACCCGCAACACCATCTCTCCGGAGGAACACGCTGGTATTCCCGTTATCTCGCACCCGCCGACCAGCCCACGGCCCGGGTACTCGACGGAGTCCACGGCAAGTACTCCAGCCGTAGATCACGATCTTGTGAGTGGGCGCGCCGCTGAATTCGCGCGGCCACCATTGACCCTCTCGACGAGACCGCCGCGCCATCGGCGGCGTCCATCCCTCTCCGCCTACTTGAGTCCACCGAGACGAAGAGCGTCCTCGATCTCGCTGAGTTTCGCGGACGGCAGGACGCCCGCCTGCCCGATCAGGTCTTCCCTGGCCAGGGTGACCAACCAATTGCAAGGGATGAGGTCGGGACGTGGAAGTGCGACTCTCAGGACGCCTTCGAGAGGCAGTCCTTCGGGAGCACCTACTGCCACCTCAACGGCCACGCCGCTGAGATCGGTGCCTGCGGGAGCGACGACCTGCATCGCCAAGAAACCGGACGCATCTTCTCCCGACAGCAGGACAACTGCCCGCTGCTCGTTGAAATCAGCCCACCAGACTTCGCCACGCCGCATATGTCCTCCTGATACGAGACGGCCCGCCTGCGTGGCCCCATCGACCGCCGCCCACTCCAGGCACAGATCGTCATGTCGGCTGGTCAGGGTCGACGACAAGACGGCCGAGGTCACCCATGGTCATCGTGAGCTGTGTGCACAAACGAAGATCATGCGGTGGCCGCAGCTCACAGCGTAGACCCTGCCCGGTGGCAGGAGGCGTTCGAGGCTCTGACGAGCCGGACAGCGGCGATGTTCGCGCGAGTCGAACCACGCCTTCGGGCGCGGGACTTCGTGCGCGGGCTGCTGGCGGACCGGCCGTGGAAGAACTGCTGGACAATCGCCGAGTGGGCCGGAGAGGCGAGCCCTGATTTCATGCAGCACCTGCTGGGCCGGGCCAAGTGGGATGCTGATCCGGTAGGCGATGACGTACGGGAGTACGTGGTGGAGCATCTGCACGACCCAGATGCGGTCCTGGTCGTCGACGAGACCGGAGACGTGAAGAAGGGCACGCACACCGTCGAGGTGCAGCGCCAGTACACCGGCACCGCCGGCAGGATAGCAAATCCCAGGTCGCCGTCTGTCTCGTCTACGCGGGCCGCCGCGGACACGCGGCAGTGAACCGCGAGCCGTGCATTCCGAGCTCGTGCACATGCGACCCGGACCGCTGCCGGGCTGCGGGCCTGGAGGAGGACACCGTCCTCGCGACCAAGCCTGAGCTGGCCGCCCGCATGATGGGCCGTTTCCTTGACTCCGAGCACCGCGCGGACTGGGTGGCGGGAGACGAGGTCTACGGCGGCAACCCGAAACTGCGGTTCGCGCTGCAAAAGCGCGGGGTCGCCTGCGTGCTCGCCATGGCCTGCTCCCACGAAGTCACCACCGCGGCAGGGAAGTTCCGAGCGGATGCCCTTGCCGCCATGGTGCCCAAGCGGGCCTGACAGAAGCCACCAGCTCCTGATCCGCCGCAACCGCACCACCGGTGAACTGGCCTACTACCGCTGTTGGTCGCCCCGCCCGGCGCCCCTGACCACACTGGTCCGCGTCGCCGAGTCAAGATGGCGGATGGAGGAAACCTGCCCCCCGGAAAGGGTCTTGGCTGGACTGGACGAGCACCGGGTTCGCCGCTTCACCGCCTGGTCCCGCTGGCTCACCCTGACCATGCTCGCTCACGCCTTCATCACCGTCGTCCACGCCGACGAACGCGCCCGCCAGGTGGGTCCCTCGCCTGCGCGCAGAGCGACGTCGTCACGGACAACACCGGCTGGCGCGGGCACCGACTACAACAGCACGAGCTGGAACGTCAGCCAGCTCATCGCCCCCAGTGCAACGTCTCCGGCAACATTGAGAGCACCGGCACACTCAACGCCACATTGTCCGGCGGCTACTTCTGGACCTGCGGCACCTCCCGCGGCAGCGCGATGACCCTCAACAGAGACGCGGAGCGGCAGGGTCGGTCGGCGGCAGGGGAACGTGCGCGATGCCGTGCGGATCCCAGTGGTCGTCGGGTCGCGATGGCGTCGGCGGCGATAGTGCTCGCGGTGCGGGGTGTCTCAGCCCCAAGGTGTCTCAGGCGGCGCAGCTCCCATGGACGAAGCGGACGGGCGTCGCGGCCACGTGCCGCAGCGGTCGCTCAGAGGTGGCCGTCCAGGAACTGTCGTACCTCGGTGATGGTCGTCGGCCCCGTGCCGTGCGCCACCGCCTCCCCCTCCTTCAGCAGGACGTAGGACGCGGCTCCGGTGATCCCGTATCGCTCGGTCGCAGCCGGACAGCGCGTGATGTCTACGCGGATGGCCGTCAGTCGGCCCGTGTAGTCGTCGGCGATGCCACCCACGACGAGGTCCATCACCCGGCAGGGCTCGATTGCCTTGGGCCATGTCCCGGTGAAGTATGCGAGGACCGGAACTGTGCTCATCCCGAGGATGAAATTGAACTCCGCGTCCTCACGGGGTCGGTGAACCCGCTTCGCCATGGAAGCTCCTGACCTCATATTCCGTCATTCCATCCCCATCATCCCTCGCGCGGTGTGCCGGCCCGGCCCGGCTCGGTCGGTCGTCCGGTGGTTGACCTGTGGGAAGGCAGGCACGGGGCCGTCGCAGAACCACGGTGGTCCCCCGGCACGAGCGGCCCAGCCCCCTGTGCCTGGTGACCCGACCTGGCCGCCCCGCCGGTCATCCGGTCATCCGGCTGCAGCCCGCGTGCTCCTGGGGTCAGCTCGTGCCAGGACAGCGCCCTCCACGCCACGGGCTTCCCGAGGGCTCGTCCGGTCTGCACATCAGCCCCCGACTGTCTCAACCGGCCGATGCCGCTCTTCGACAGGCCGCATGAACCAGCTGACAGCACCGAGAACGAGGCATGATTCCTGGATCGCTCGCGGACGCGGACGCGGTCGTGGACGGTCGGCGTACGCGTCAGCTGACCCGAAGACCGACTGCCAGCGTCAGTTCAAGGACCCGGTCTGGCGACGCGAGATCCGGAAACAGCTCCCGCAGCTGCGACATCCGGTACCGGACCGTCTGGGGATGGACGAACAACGCCGCCGCCACCTCGTCCCGCCTGCCCTGGTGCAGCAGCCACGCTCGCAACGTCTCCTCCAGCCGTCGCGCCGTCGGAACGGACAAGGTCCGCAACGGTGCGAGGGCTCGGGCACGCAGGTCTGCGAACGCGTCCGCGTCGGCGCTCAGCACCAGCTCGGGCAGGTGGTCCTCGGTGTCGCGGATGTCGGAGGAGAGGGAGCGCGCGCGTGCGGCTCGTGCGTACGAGGCGGACGCACGAGTCCATGGCCGGGGCGGGCCGGCCACGGCGGTGCGGTCGGTCAGCTGCCGCAGGAGATGTGATCGGTCGGCGTCGGGGACGAGCAGCACACCGGTGGCGTCCGGCAGATCATCGAGGACGAGGGTGCTCGGGTCGAGTGCGCGGTAGGCCGGCCGGGCCTGGGCGGCGGGCAGCAGGACCGCGGTCAGTGAAACCGGAGGCTGCCACCCGGCCCGTTGAGCAGAGGCCAGCAGTACGTCCGGGCTCGCGCCGGCGAGGAGGTCGCGGGCCAGGTGTTCCAGGTGGCGCTCCTGGTCCCTGCCCCGGGCGGCCAGTTCGTCGGCGTGGCCCGCGGCGCTCGCGGCGGAGAGCTCGTCGATGTAGGCGAAGGTCAGTTCGGCGAACTTGGCGACCTCGGCGGCGGGCAGACCCGCGGGTACGGCACCCGCTGCCAGGCATCGCCAGGCCACGCGGGCGCCGACGCGGTAGGCGCTGAGCAGGGCGTCCATCGAACGGCCGTCGCGCACCTCGCCGCGGCCCAGCTCGTAGGCCGCGTCACCGGCGTCGCCGCCCGTGGCGTTCCCACTCGCGAGGTCCAGGTAGTGTCCCAGGGCGGTGCGGACGGCTCGGCGGATGGTGGCGCCCATGTGGCCCGAAAGGGCGTTGGCGTAGGAAGGGACCTCGTCGATGATCGCCTGGACGACCTCGTCGGCGGTGGCCTTCAGCGCGGCCCGAAGTGCGGTGACCGTCGTCT contains these protein-coding regions:
- a CDS encoding GNAT family N-acetyltransferase — protein: MPRRGDGEVDSSVGAQPLAVAADTWTAAGCGFMGGVVTHPGARRRGLARAVYGFLVDTLVNQHGRATLMVLTGNAPAIATYERLGMAKRLFRAGHIAHRGSRRRRSARTAR
- a CDS encoding type II toxin-antitoxin system PemK/MazF family toxin, with translation MTSAVLSSTLTSRHDDLCLEWAAVDGATQAGRLVSGGHMRRGEVWWADFNEQRAVVLLSGEDASGFLAMQVVAPAGTDLSGVAVEVAVGAPEGLPLEGVLRVALPRPDLIPCNWLVTLAREDLIGQAGVLPSAKLSEIEDALRLGGLK
- a CDS encoding IS3 family transposase (programmed frameshift), whose amino-acid sequence is MARPSPYPLELRKRAVRMVAEVRPEYDTEWSAMKAVAAKLGIGTTETLRKWVRQDQIDNGARPGTTTEESAQVKAMKKEIAELRRANEILKAAAKFLRGRARPATHALVAFIDEHKGRFGGVEPICRVLTQHGCKIAPSTYYACKKRQLAPSPRSVRDEGLKEQIKEVYEANYRVYGARKVWRQLNRQGQKVARCTVERLMREIGIAGAVRGKKVITTMPDPAAARAPDLLDREFVAPAPNRTWVADFTHVAAWAGVVYVAFIVDTFSRRIVGWSASLSKQTQLVLDALDMGLWQRDRDGRPPIPGELVHHSDAGSQYTSFRLAEHLDSVRIAASIGSVGDAYDNALMESTIGLFKTEVIKPQRPWKTLSHVELATAEWVDWYNHRRLHGEIGHIPPVEYEANFYRATTNLQVTANI
- a CDS encoding HAD family hydrolase; this translates as MPLLMLDLDNTLVDRDAAFRDATAAFLAEHALPESDIEWLMSTDASGYTSREALATAVAERYGASLRETAIRVFLDRGAADRVVLAEATRNALSKATTEGWSCMIVTNGRTVQQEAKIRNTGLDRLVHGWTISEEVGHKKPDPAIFKAAATAVGASLQEAWIIGDSPQADIAGAHRLDVSSVWVSGGRPWTEAAYRPTHVADNVASAIHYVIGIQTERQR
- a CDS encoding IS630 family transposase (programmed frameshift), with amino-acid sequence MRYPQGGGLTDTERDARERVRLQAVACFESGTKSREVADALRVSERSVERWRRQWREGGHAGVASKGSPGRPRLSDAQMARLERELERGPLAHGWIDQRWTLARVKTMIGRLFHVSYTVEGTWRLLRRHGWSWQQPARRAIERDDDAVELWKPGGVAAGKSTAAANGAWVVFEDEAGQSMTPPRAKTWGRKGSTPVIRVRGRGSGRVSMAGMTCYKAGERSRLIYAIREYRGRKEEPKGFGWKDYRDLVIRASTQLGGPIVLVWDNLRMHLVAPLREFFGANADWLTVFQLPTYAPDLNAQEGIWSLVKRDIGNLAAADLGQITRAVKRKLKMLQYQPGVIDGCLAGTGLTL
- a CDS encoding site-specific integrase — its product is MTWAEETLTGQRRNLTYEESEAFWAFAAIEVLRLTGIRNEELLELTHHSITETRLPTTGEVVPLLQVAPSKTDSERLLLVSPELADIISTIIRRLRGSSGVIPPVTSYDVHERVWNPPMPLVFQRDIGTEHRAFTPTALRKFLINALAATGLTDAAGEPLVFSLHDFRRIFVTDAIMNGLPPPITQVICGHKSLDTTMGYKAIYPAETIEAHRAFIGRRRTTRPSDEYRTHTEEEWDAFLAHFEKRKASIGTCARAFFQALVFMNTPVFVARSSGRTRPSAACWRRFETTPLPASPRQPTSLPGTLPNLIG
- a CDS encoding DUF6584 family protein, which translates into the protein MPLRETLARVDVDLAAGRVPVARQRLRGLVSSFPYDLTLRRRLAEVYRLYGDSAEAGRWMYLEEDRNADETAAFEARYGSPGWRMKALAWRDPEAMAATSFAKRQLVAVRTACAEELGHPVGWDDPASYKDGLEEKYEAPSEPWTVGGVLAGVGCLVGVLAFVAIWVNGVVALFD